TCGCTGGTCGCCATCAAGAAGCTCATCTACGACGACAAGAAGTACACTATGGATCAGCTGCTTGACGCCCTGTACGCCAACTGGGAAGGCTTCGAGGAAATGCGGCGCGACTTCGTCAACGCTCCCAAGTGGGGCAACGACGACGACTATTCCGACAGCGTCATCAAGAAGTTCTATGAAGATATAATCGCCGGCGAAATGAGGAAGATCACCAACTACTCCGGCGGCCCGGTCATGCCTGTCGGCCAGGCGGTAGGCCTCTACATGGAAGTCGGTTCCCGCACAGGCCCGACCCCGGACGGACGGTTCGGCGGCGAGGCTTGCGACGACGGAGGAATTTCCCCATATATGGGCACCGACAAGAAGGGCCCGACGGCCGTTCTGAAGTCCGTATCCAAGGTCGACTCCACCACCCAGAAGGCGAACCTGCTCAACCAGCGCCTGTCTGTTCCGATTATGAGGAGCAAGCATGGTTTCAAGATCTGGCTCGCCTACATGAACACCTGGCACGATCTGAACATCGACCACGTGCAGTTCAACTGCGTGAGCAACGCCGAGCTGCTGGCGGCGCAGAGGGAGCCTGAAAAGCATCAGGACCTGATTGTCCGTGTTTCCGGCTTCAGCGCCCGCTTCGTTGATATCGGCAAGTACGGCCAGGACACCATCATCGCCAGAAACGAGCAGGATTTCGGCGCCGAAGACCTCGACTTCCTGAACGTCAGCACGGATGAAATGGTTTAAGGAGCATTATTTTAAGATAATTTCGAGTAAAAATTGAATATAAAGGGGTGTTTTATAGGTGTCCGAATTAGTCTCAAAAGCAAAAGAGCTGGCTGAAAAAAGAAAGGTCGGAGTCAGACTTGAAATGGGAACCACGAAGGCGTGTCTCAAATGCAGATGGGGAGTCGAAGACCCCACAGATCCTGCCAAGGGGCAGTGCATCGGCGGTCACAGGACCGGAATGGGCGGCATCTGGAAAAGGATGATCCACGACTATTACAATACAACCTGCGATCATTTTGAAGAAGGCGAAGTAGATTTCCGGGATCACGTGTAATTCCGGAACAAACAACATACACCCTATGCAAAATAGGGTGTATGTTGTTTATATTAAAAGTTGTTTATATTAAAAAATGGAGGACAAAAAATGAGCACAGAAAATAAGATATTAGTGCCGGAAGCAGACCCTTTTTTTTATGTCAGCCGGGAAACAAGGAACATAATCGATAAAATAAGGCTTATATCTGAAAAAAAGCCCGTTAATGTTCTGGTAACCGGAAGACAGGGCTGCGGCAAGTCTTCCCTGGTCCGCCAATATGCCGCCGTATACAACAGGCCGCTGGCCTCCTTTCAGATTGGTATTTTGTCCGAGCCGGGGCAGTTGTTTGGAGAATATACCTTAAGGGAAGGCGAAACCAGTTACAAGCCGTTTCTTTTCCCGGAGGCGATCCAGACGGACGGATGTGTGGTTCACCTTGAAGAAATCAACAGGCCAGAACATCCCAAGGCGCTGAATATGCTGTTTTCCCTGCTTGCTGAAGACAGACAGGTCTGGATGGATGAACTTGGCCTGCTCCAGGTAGCGAAAAGCGTTGTCTTTTTTGCAACGATGAACGAAGGAGAGGAATATGTAGGCACCGAGATGCTCGATCCGGCGTTGAGGGACCGCTTTTACACGATCCTGATGGATTACATCCCGGCTGAAGTGGAAGTTGAAGTCCTAGTCAAAAAGACAGGTGTGGACAAGGAAAAAGCCGAGGAAATAGTTGACCTGATCAATAAATTAAGGGGAAATTCGCAAACCCCGATGGATGTTTCAACAAGAACAACCCTGATGATTGGGGAACTGGTGGCAGTCGGAGTAAGCATCCGGGATGCGATTATATACAGCCTGCAGACCGACAGGGATCACCTTGAATCAATTCTGCTTACCATGCATATGGAAAGGAAAGACATCGACGCAGAATTGGCCAGTGAATTCGTTCTCTTTAGATAGCAGGCCGACTTTAAAAGCGAAAGAGGGGAGAACATGATCAAATATCCCCAGATTGTAAAACCAGAGGATATTATCAGTTCTTTTTACATACCCGGTGAAGAGGGGATTTCCGAACATTGGCGGAAGAATAAATCGCCCGTGGAATTCCGCGAGCTCGTTTTCTTGCTCAAAGGCATTGAAAAGATAACGGCGTACATGGGCAGAAATGTGGGAACCATCCTCTGGTCCGGCATGGAACCTACGGAAAGCAACGTGATCTTTTTAGACCCTTCCGCTGTGCTGGGAAGGTACCCGGTTCCTCCGAGCAGAGCCGATATCGCCATCGGGGAAGCCATTCACCTAGGTTACAAAAACACGGAATGGAGCGATCGCGCGAAAAACCTTGCGGCTAAAGCGCTAAACAAGGAACTGCACGACGAGGATTCCTTCCGTTACGACCGCCGCTTTGCCCTTTTTATAGAGATGGCGGAAGATGTCTACGTGGATATTATTTCCAACCGCTGGATTCTCGGGCGTTATACGGAAAAATACCGCGAGTATACGTTTGACGTGAGAAGAAAGAACTTTCTTCAACCCCCCACGGTCGACGAACTGTTGCACCTGTGGTGGCTTATGGCTGCGGAGAGAACGGGCCAGGCTTACAAGAATGAGTTTGAGGACGAGATGTACGGTTACTACGGGTACAACCTGTCCCGTTTCTATACTGAGCCTCTGCTCGTCCTGAATTCGATTGTCAGCGATTTAATTAATAAAGTTCCCCGGATCAGCAGCGTTGTGGAGCGGTGTGAATTAAGGGCCAAACTTTACCTGAGCATTTATGAGGACCTGAAAGCGAACTTTGGTTTCTGGGTAACCGATATCAGGGATAAGAAGATGATCCCGCGCACCATCGCCGAAGATATTGTTGAAGACAAGAGCCAATTCAAGGCGATCATCGCCCACTACGCCAAGGAAATGGAAACGCTGGTCAGCAAGAGCGCGGATATAACCGATGAAATCAGGCTGATCTGCCATGACGACACCGAAGTCGTTCCTATCAAGATCAATGATATCGTTTTGCCTTTTAGGGAACCCGTGGATATGAGCCTTCTGACGAAGATCCAGGCCCTGATCAATACCAAGGCGGACAAAAGGAAAATAATCAGCCGGGGCATGGAAAGCGGAAAAATTGACAAGCGGCGGCTGTACAGGGCGCCAATCAACGGAAAAGTTTTCATGTACAAAAAGACCGAATTTGAAATGAGCAACGACATCATCCTGGTCATCGACGCTTCCGGTTCAATGGGCGGGCCGAAATGGAACACCATCCAGATGATTTTTAAAGTCCTTTATACGGCCTTATCTAATATTAATAAGAATGCCAGGATATTTTCCTATAACGAGACCAAGGGCGCCTGTCTATTAACCGAGCTTTCCAGGGGCGACAACGAGCTCTACACAGTGCTTCCCCAGGGAAAGACCGCTTCCGGCGAGGCAATTATCGCAGCGGCGACCTTAATCAGGACGAAAACCAGGCGTCCATACATAATCCACATTACGGACGGGGCTTCCAACTGGGGCTGCAATGTGGAATATGCCATCGAATACTGCAAGAAGCAAAGAATAAGCCTGATGACTATGGGTTACGGATGCTCAAAAAGCAACAAATCGGCATTGAGGGAAGAGTACGGCAGACAGGTTGAATTCATTGATAACCTGCAGGAATTTCCCGCCAAGTTCGGAAAGCTGCTCAATTTGGGAAGAAAATATAATTAAGGAGATGAGGCTGATGTCGTCAACAACGACCTCTGAAGAAATAAACCAGGATACCGGGAAGCGCGTCAGGGAACCCCTCATCACCAACATCCAGCGCTATTCCCTTCAGGACGGACCCGGCCTGCGCACGACTATTTTTTTAAAGGGATGCCCTTTAAGGTGTCCCTGGTGTCATAATCCGGAAACGCAGTCGGTAAAACCGGAGATTAACCACTTTCTGGATAAGTGCACCGGGTGCGGCAAGTGCGCCGAAGTCTGCCCTACAGGCGCCACTTACATAGAAAAAGAAAGAGGAGAAATAAATCTCCGCTTCGACAGGAACAAGTGCACGGGGTGCGGTGAGTGCGTCAAAGCCTGTTTATACGAGGCCAGGCAGTTGGTCGGGACTAAAATGACAATGGATGAGGTTATCAAGGAAGCCGTTTCCGACAGGCCGTTTTTTCAGAATTCCGGAGGAGGGGTGACGATCAGCGGCGGCGAACCACTGTTTTTCCCGGAATATACTACGGAACTGGCCAAAAGGCTGAAGTGGGAGGAGGCTGTGCACCTTGCTATCGATACCTCCTGCTATTGTCGGTGGAGCCACCTTGCTGAGCTTGTTCCTTTAGCAAACCTTTTTCTTTGTGACATCAAGACCATGGATCCAGTAAAATATAAAGAGATAATTAAAGGTGACTTAAAAGTTATCTTGACTAATATTGAAAATCTAGTCCGCGCGGGAGCAAATATAAGGATCAGGCTGGCTATCATTCCCGATTTTAACAATTCAAAGGAAGATTTTGAGGCCTACGCAAGCTATATCGCTACTCTGCCCGGGAAGATAGTAGCGGTGGATATTCTTCCTTTCCACAGCTATGCTGAAAATAAATACGCCTTGTTGGGCAGGCTGGGTAATTACAAATACAGGGATTTTAAGTCTTTATTCGGAGAGGATGTCGTCGAGCTGCTGAAAATTATGGCGCCTGTTGCCCGCGCCCATAAATTTGAATGTACTGTCGGGGGTTTGTCGGGAGTTACCGCACAAAGCCTCTCCTAATAGGATTGCTGATACTAACTGATATTTTAATTAAGGAAAGGAATTTCAACGGTGGAGGGAACAACTGTCCTTAGAAATTCGGCTGTGATAAATTATGTGCCCGGAACACCGTCTTCTTGTTCAAAGTGTCTTTGGGGGCGCCAGGACTCCAGGGACATGTCCAGGGGTTACTGCATTGCTTACAAAACAAACGCAGACACTGTTTGGGTAAGAAAAATCAAGGATTTTCATAATTGCACCTGCGGGCGCTATGAATACGGTATGCCGAAAGTGGTCAGCAGTATGATGGGCCATTGCAGGGGTTGCCGTGTCTGTACATGCCCGTAACTTAAACTTACCAAAGAACGTCTTAGATCTGAAAAAGGAGTGTCTTGCTGTGGAAGATGCTGAGAAAAAAAATGTCCAGATTGGCATAGTGCCGGGAACACCTAAACCGTGTGCAAAATGCAAGTGGGGGCGGAAAGATTCCAGAGACCCGGATAATGGTTTTTGCGTCGGCTACAAAACAAGAGCAGGTACTCCCTGGGTAAGAAAGATTAAAGATTTTAACAATACAACCTGCGGCAAGTATGAAGAGGGGATTCCAGGCATAGTGAACACTGTGCCGCTTCCCGACGACGAACCGGTAAAGATTAATATCTAAGAATTTTGGCGGTTACTGTTTAATTAACTAAATTGAACGTATGTACCGGTGGGCCTCAATGGAAGCGCCGGCTTTTGCCATTGGTTTCAACAGCATTGTTCCTCCTTACGAAACTGTTGCTGAAGACGGCCTGCTGAAAAAGATTGAGCTTGCCCAGGCCAACATTGACAGGACCAGAGCCGAACTGGCCGCCCGCGCTGGGATGCTCCGGAGAGGCTGCCGCTACTGGAAAAAATCGGCCTTTGGAGTTCTATGATTATGGCCGACAAGGCTGTGATCAGCTGGGCAAGGCGCCATGCCAGGCTTTGCAGGATCGTCGCCGAAAGCTTTGAAACCGACCCCGTAAGAAGAGAAGAACTGCTGCAAATGGCTGAGATTAGCCAGCGGCTGTGGGACGTCATGCAGATGAAGTGGTATGTCTACCTGATGTGCCACGCCATTAAGCACTATGCCAGCGGCATGGCCCACAAAGAGGATAAGCTCTGCTGGCCGTATTACAAGGCCATCGTAATTGACAAAACCTTCCAGACCATGACCCACAAGGATGCTGTCGAGCTGTTCGAGTGCGAGCGGCTGAAGTGTTCCGAGCACGGCGCCGGCAAGTCAAGGGTTAACCGGGAAATCTTCCCTGGCTCCAACGACCTTTTCATCCTGACCATCGGCGGGCTGAACAGGGACGGCATGGGTTTCCCTTCAATTAAAAACGACGCTCTGAATGACCAAGCCAGAACAACAACGGGGCGACCCCCGAAGAAGCCCACGACTGGTGCAACGTTCTGTGCATGTCTCCGGGCCTGGCCGGCCGCAGGAAGACCCAGAAGACAAGGTCGGAGGGCGGCGGCTCGATTTTCCCGGCCAAGATCCTGGAGATTGCTTTGAACGACGGCTATGACTGGAGTTATTCAGACACCCAGCTGGGCCCGAAAACCGGCGACCCCAGGACTTTCGACACCTTCGAAAAGCTCTGGGAAGCCTTCAGAGTACAGTACGAGTACACAGTGAGCATATCAATCAGGGCTAAGGACGTTTCCCGCTACTGGGAAGCCAGGATCCTGCAACTGCCCTTCGTCTCAAGAATCGATGACGGCTGCATGGAACTCGGCAGAGACGCCTGCGATCTCTCCGAGCAGCCCAACGGCTGGCACAATCCCATTACCACCGTGGTTGACGCCAACTCGATGGTCGCCATGAAGAAGCTCATTTATGACGAGAAGAAATACACGATGGAACAGATGCTTGACGCTCTGTACGCCAACTGGGAAGGCTACGAGGAAATGCGGCGCGACTTCGTCAACGCTCCCAAGTGGGGCAACGACGACGAGTATGCTGATGCCATCATCAAGAAGTTCTACGAGAATATAATCTCCGGCGAAATGAGGAAGATCACCAACTACTCCGGCGGCCCGGTCATGCCTGTCGGCCAGGCGGTAGGCCTCTACATGGAGGTCGGTTCACGTACAGGCCCGACCCCGGAAGGCAGGTACGGCGGCGAGGCCTGCGACGACGGTGGAATTTCCCCGTACATGGGCGCCGACAAAAAAGGCCCGACAGCCGTTCTGAAGTCTGTATCCAAGGTTGACTCCACCACCCAGAAAGCGAACCTGCTCAACCAGCGCCTGTCTGTTCCGATCATGAGGAGCAAGCACGGCTTCAAGATCTGGCTCGCCTACATGAACACCTGGTATGACCTGAACATCGACCATGTCCAGTTCAACTGCGTGGGCAACGCCGAGCTGCTGGCGGCGCAGAGGGAGCCTGAAAAGCATCAGGACCTGATCGTCCGCGTTTCCGGGTTCAGCGCACGTTTTGTCGACATCTCCAAGTACGGCCAGGATACAATCATTGCCAGAAACGAACAGGATTTCGGCGCCGAAGACTTCGACTTTATCAACGTCAGCGCGGAAGATCTGGTTTAAGGAGCAGCGTTTTTAAGATAATTTCAACTTGCGACAAATACGAAGAAGGCGAAGTAGATTTCCGGGATCACGTATAATTCCGGGACAAATAAGATACACCCTATGCAAAATAGGGTGTATCTTATTTTTATATTGAAAAATAATGCGAGTTTTCTTTTCATGTCATTAAGAAAGAACTTAATTCGGCGGTCTGTGGTTGATGAATTGCTGCGCCCTGCGGCGTGTTTTTGATTATCGCCAGCATTGCGGATCTTCGCCCATGATATCGCCCGATAAACCAAAAGCCATTCTTCTGCAGCCGCCGCAGACATATCTTAAATGGCACTTGCCGCACCTGCCCCCTAACTTTTCTCTGTCTTTTAAAAGCTTGATCAGCTCGGAATTCTGCCATATTTCACTAAGGGATTTTTCCGTTATATTGCCGATATCGGTTTCCGGCGCCATCACGTCACCGACAAAGATCTTACCGTCCGCTCCAACCAGGTACTGCCAGATTCCCGAAATACACCCCACCGGACTGTCTACAAAGTTCCCCGTCTTATTGGGGTCGATGGCCACTTTCAGGGAACGTTCATCCTCACAAATCTGATAGCGGTTTTCAAACAGCACATTATTGCCGCCGTAAAACTTTTTCTTTTCAAACATTATTCTCTGCCATTCCCTGACCTGCTCTTTAGTAAGCATTAATTTTTGAAGATCATTGGCCCTGCCCAGGGGAAGCAGTTGGACCATACCGACTTCCACGCCCAACTTGGCGCAGAATTCAATCAGTTCGGGCGCCTCATCAAAGTTTACCTGTGAAACGGTGGCGATTAGCCATATGCTCGGGAACTCCTCTTCCACGCAGTTCTTTAACGCCTGGATGCAGTTTTTAAAGGTCCCTTTTCCTCTATTCCAGTCATGGCTGTTTTCCAGCCCGTCAACGCTTATTTTGACCTGGTTGACGCCTGCTGCGGCCAGAGCACGGACGTAACGCTTGTCGGTCAGCGCCTGACCGTGAGTGTTAATGGCTGCGAACATGTCATGGTTCTTTACCGCATAATTGACAATCTCCAGCAGATCCTTGCGGAGTGTCGGTTCCCCTCCGCCGAATACTACCGCCTCAGTACCGGCTTTGGCGATGTTATCGAGGGCTTTAAAAGCTTCCCTGGTGGAAAGTTCGCCTTCCAAGGGCTTATGGGAATCGGCGAAGCAATACTTGCAGTGAAGGTTGCATTCCTCGGTAAGGCTGAACCAGGTCATCAGGGGTTTGGCGTCCTTGACCATATTCTTGAATTTCTGGCGGGTGATATTTAAAAACTCCTCATTGGTTAGGCCTTCGACCATCTTGACGCGCTCGATCAATTTTTATACCTCCCCGGGAGTGTTTATTTAAAAACCTTACTTAATTAGTCAACTTTAATTCAAGTATACTTTATCTTTTTAAAATATGTCAACAGAATTGAATATCGTTAAAATAAAAAATTTTTGTTTTTTCAAGGCCCGTAATAACCTGCTGTTGTTTGGCAGAGAACGCATTCCAAACCCATTTTTTTCAGTGTTTTCCAAACATCGAACATCTCACCGGCCGATGGCTGAAAAATGTCCCTTTGTCTGAATTCGGGCCGGTAGTCCAGCAGGCAGACCTGAACAGACGGGTTAAGTTCAATAATGCGGCCGGCAATTTCTTTAACTTCCTCCAATGGGACTAAGGACCGGTTATAAACAATGCCCAGGCCGACAAATATTCTGCCGGCGCAGTTTTTCAGCAGGTATTCCACTCCAGCCCAGGACTGCTCAAAAAACCTTCGTGAAAAGGCTGGGTGCTTAATACCCGTTACCTTCTGATAAGTTTCCAGACGGGACGACTTAAGATCAACCCCTATATCGGTCATGCCGGCGGCAATAAGCTGTTCAATATAATCCGGCGTCAACAGCGCGCCGTTTGTGTCAACATGCAGGTTAATTCCATCCGGGTTCAGAGCTTTCAGTTTTTTCAGAACTTCGACCAGCCAGCGTCTGTTGATGGTCGATTCGCCGCCCGTAAAGGCTATCCGTTTAAGGTTATAGTCTCTTGCTTTTGAATCAATAATTCCGGCAGCCTGCCCGGGTGTCAGCGGCGTACCCCGCGAGGAATATGTATAAGGCCAGTTCTGGCAGGTCGGGCAGCGGAGGACGCAGCCCTGAGTGAAAGCACCCACTTCGGTGTAATAGGGTCTTCCGGAGGTCAGTTGATATTTCTTCCGCAAGGTATGCGGAGTGCCGACCCCTCCCACGGGATGGGCCTTGACAGCCGCTATTTGGCGCAAAGGCGGCATTGCTTCAATCGCTTTCCGGTCGGTGATAATTTCCATGCCGTCTTTTAAAGTTGTTACGCATGACGGCTTAAGAGTTCCGTCTATAAGTACCGTGCAGCTCCAGCAGCCGCCGGTCCGGCAGGGAGCGTAAATCCTGCCCTCCTCCGGAAAATGGGAAACGTTATATCCCGCTTTGGAAAGCGCCTGAAGAACAGTCAACTGGTCAGTAAACTGGTACTGCCGGCCGTCAATCAGGACCGTTTTGTATACGGTTTCCGGGTTTCTTTCCATATATATCGCCCGGTTCGGGCAGGCGGCAAGACAGGCGCCGCATCCCGTGCACCCTTCTTCAGCATCGAGACAATGCAGGTAGGTACCGCAGAAACCGCAGTTAAGGCATAACTTCTCTTTTTTTCGGGCTATTCTTTTGATAAGACTTCGCCACCTCAACAGATGGATTTTCTTATATAATAACCAATTCCAAAACACTCAACAATAAAAAAGCGCCTTTTTATAAGTAATCAGTAAATTCATCCAAAGGGAGGGCAATGCCTTAAGTGCGATTTTGAGCTTTCATTCAAAGAACGAGTGAACCTTAAGGATAAGCCAGGTTACTGTTTGAGGCGCATAGCGCTTAAGTTTAACCGAGCTCGAGGGTGAACGAGTTCGTACAAGTATATGAGGCGATTATTAAGCACGTAGGCAGTTGACCTTCCTGAGGATAGTTACACCTTTTTTCTACATGTATAAACAATTATCGACGGGGTAATAATGAGGTTATTGCAGCAAGGCATTTTGATGACAAAACTGGTGGAGGTTAAAGCATGCTGGTGAATAAGGTGGAGATCTGTGGTGTAAATACTTCAAAACTCCCCGTACTCACAGGAAGCCAGATGCGCCAGCTGTTCCAGGCGATGCAGAGCGGCGATCCCGATGCCCGCAGCAAATTAATCAACGGCAACCTGCGGCTTGTGTTAAGTGTAATCCAGCGATTCTCCAACCGTGGCGAATATGTCGATGATCTTTTTCAGGTCGGCTGCATCGGGCTGATGAAGGCAATCGACAACTTTGACCTTTCCCAGAACGTAAAGTTTTCAACCTATGCTGTTCCAATGATTATTGGTGAGATCAGGCGCTATTTAAGGGACAACAACTCCGTACGGGTAAGCCGTTCACTCCGGGATATGGCTTACAAGGCATTACAGGTGAGGGACAAGCTGGTCAACAAATTTTCCCGCGAGCCTTCGGTAAATGAAATAGCGCTGGAATTGAAACTGCCCCGTGAAGAAGTAGTCTTTGCCCTGGATGCAATCCAGGATCCCGTTTCTTTATTCGAACCAATTTATCATGACGGCGGCGACCCTATTTTTGTAATGGATCAAATTAGCGATGAAAAGAACGAAGATCACCACTGGCTCGAAGGTATCGCTATTCAGGATGCCCTAAACAGGCTCAATTCGCGTGAAAAACACATCCTTACTCTGCGCTTCTATGAAGGCAAAACCCAGATGGAGGTAGCGGAGGAAATAGGAATCTCACAGGCCCAGGTATCCCGCCTCGAAAAGGCGGCGCTTAATCACATGCGCAAGCACCTGTAAGGTTTAAAACGGATAGAGGTTGGTTACACTAAAAAAGGGTGGTTATTAAATGATTAATAAGTTACGTTCAATTATGTTGGTATCGGCAGTTCTTATTTCAGTCAGTTTTCTTATTGCCTGGCGGATAAACGTCAACGAGGCGTCGAGAGCGCACATTCCCGCTGTTGGCAGCAATCTGATCCGCCTTCATGTAATCGCCAACAGCAATGACCCTAACGATCAGGCTCTGAAGTACCGTGTGCGCGACCAGGTAATCATTACGATGTCTGATAAATTCAGCAATGTTCATGACGTCAATCAGGCCAGGAAGGTTGTCAGGGAGAATCTTGGATTTATACGGCAGCTAGCTGCCCAAGAAGTCGCTGATTCCGGCAAGGCTTATCCCGTAACTGTAAAAACAGGTAACTTTATATTTCCTGCCAAAAGGTATCAGGGTCAGATGTACGATTTTACGCTGCCTGCGGGTAATTACGAAGCGCTGAGGATAATTCTGGGCCGTGGTGAAGGAGCGAACTGGTGGTGCATTTTATTCCCGCCGCTGTGTTTTATCGATCCCGGCGGAGTTGCTCAAGTTAAGGGAACTGGCGCGTTAAAAACGATTGAGAAAAAGGAACTTTCTACACAAAACAAGGGCGAAAGCCCTGCGCTGAAAGAAGCGGCGCCTGCTTTTAAATTAAGTATTCCGGAGACTGTTCCGGCAAGCGGCTCTTTGAAGCATGAAAAACCGGCCGCCGGCCTTTCCTGGACCCTGGTATCGGCTGGTCCGGAACCGCCTGTTGAATTCCGTTTTAAAATACTGGACTTTTTATCCGGGATCAGATTATTTAGATCATTTTAATTCATATATTTCGCCTTTCTCATATATAAATATCTTGAGGGGGCGCGGGCAATGGCAAGGATATCCGATTTAAAAGTTCGCGAGGTCGTCAACATTGCAGACGGCAGAAGGCTTGGACCTATAAAGGATATTGACATCAACCTGGAGCAGGGCTGCATTACTTCGATAATCATGCCCGGCCCCAGCCGGCTGGTTTCATTTTTCGGCCGTGAAGAGGAAGTTGTTATTCCCTGGAAGAAAATAAAAAAAATCGGGATGGATGTTATCCTGGTTGATCTAAGGGATGTTGTTGATCTGAACCAGGATAAAAATAATCCTAAAAACAAGGAACGGTTATGGTAAAACACATAACCGTTTTTCAATTTATTCAGGCTCGAAGTTGAGCTTGGTTTTATAATTAATGGCCGCAGGTTGCGCAGTTGCCTGAACTGCACCCGGCGCAGCCTCCACTGCTGCCTGCGAAAGTATCGGAATCGC
This region of Desulfotomaculum sp. genomic DNA includes:
- a CDS encoding benzylsuccinate synthase subunit beta, whose amino-acid sequence is MGTTKACLKCRWGVEDPTDPAKGQCIGGHRTGMGGIWKRMIHDYYNTTCDHFEEGEVDFRDHV
- a CDS encoding CbbQ/NirQ/NorQ/GpvN family protein, with amino-acid sequence MSTENKILVPEADPFFYVSRETRNIIDKIRLISEKKPVNVLVTGRQGCGKSSLVRQYAAVYNRPLASFQIGILSEPGQLFGEYTLREGETSYKPFLFPEAIQTDGCVVHLEEINRPEHPKALNMLFSLLAEDRQVWMDELGLLQVAKSVVFFATMNEGEEYVGTEMLDPALRDRFYTILMDYIPAEVEVEVLVKKTGVDKEKAEEIVDLINKLRGNSQTPMDVSTRTTLMIGELVAVGVSIRDAIIYSLQTDRDHLESILLTMHMERKDIDAELASEFVLFR
- a CDS encoding VWA domain-containing protein; its protein translation is MIKYPQIVKPEDIISSFYIPGEEGISEHWRKNKSPVEFRELVFLLKGIEKITAYMGRNVGTILWSGMEPTESNVIFLDPSAVLGRYPVPPSRADIAIGEAIHLGYKNTEWSDRAKNLAAKALNKELHDEDSFRYDRRFALFIEMAEDVYVDIISNRWILGRYTEKYREYTFDVRRKNFLQPPTVDELLHLWWLMAAERTGQAYKNEFEDEMYGYYGYNLSRFYTEPLLVLNSIVSDLINKVPRISSVVERCELRAKLYLSIYEDLKANFGFWVTDIRDKKMIPRTIAEDIVEDKSQFKAIIAHYAKEMETLVSKSADITDEIRLICHDDTEVVPIKINDIVLPFREPVDMSLLTKIQALINTKADKRKIISRGMESGKIDKRRLYRAPINGKVFMYKKTEFEMSNDIILVIDASGSMGGPKWNTIQMIFKVLYTALSNINKNARIFSYNETKGACLLTELSRGDNELYTVLPQGKTASGEAIIAAATLIRTKTRRPYIIHITDGASNWGCNVEYAIEYCKKQRISLMTMGYGCSKSNKSALREEYGRQVEFIDNLQEFPAKFGKLLNLGRKYN
- a CDS encoding benzylsuccinate synthase subunit delta, whose product is MITCRNFPPSSESCSIWEENIIKEMRLMSSTTTSEEINQDTGKRVREPLITNIQRYSLQDGPGLRTTIFLKGCPLRCPWCHNPETQSVKPEINHFLDKCTGCGKCAEVCPTGATYIEKERGEINLRFDRNKCTGCGECVKACLYEARQLVGTKMTMDEVIKEAVSDRPFFQNSGGGVTISGGEPLFFPEYTTELAKRLKWEEAVHLAIDTSCYCRWSHLAELVPLANLFLCDIKTMDPVKYKEIIKGDLKVILTNIENLVRAGANIRIRLAIIPDFNNSKEDFEAYASYIATLPGKIVAVDILPFHSYAENKYALLGRLGNYKYRDFKSLFGEDVVELLKIMAPVARAHKFECTVGGLSGVTAQSLS
- a CDS encoding pyruvate formate lyase-activating protein, with translation MFWNWLLYKKIHLLRWRSLIKRIARKKEKLCLNCGFCGTYLHCLDAEEGCTGCGACLAACPNRAIYMERNPETVYKTVLIDGRQYQFTDQLTVLQALSKAGYNVSHFPEEGRIYAPCRTGGCWSCTVLIDGTLKPSCVTTLKDGMEIITDRKAIEAMPPLRQIAAVKAHPVGGVGTPHTLRKKYQLTSGRPYYTEVGAFTQGCVLRCPTCQNWPYTYSSRGTPLTPGQAAGIIDSKARDYNLKRIAFTGGESTINRRWLVEVLKKLKALNPDGINLHVDTNGALLTPDYIEQLIAAGMTDIGVDLKSSRLETYQKVTGIKHPAFSRRFFEQSWAGVEYLLKNCAGRIFVGLGIVYNRSLVPLEEVKEIAGRIIELNPSVQVCLLDYRPEFRQRDIFQPSAGEMFDVWKTLKKMGLECVLCQTTAGYYGP
- the sigG gene encoding RNA polymerase sporulation sigma factor SigG, giving the protein MLVNKVEICGVNTSKLPVLTGSQMRQLFQAMQSGDPDARSKLINGNLRLVLSVIQRFSNRGEYVDDLFQVGCIGLMKAIDNFDLSQNVKFSTYAVPMIIGEIRRYLRDNNSVRVSRSLRDMAYKALQVRDKLVNKFSREPSVNEIALELKLPREEVVFALDAIQDPVSLFEPIYHDGGDPIFVMDQISDEKNEDHHWLEGIAIQDALNRLNSREKHILTLRFYEGKTQMEVAEEIGISQAQVSRLEKAALNHMRKHL
- the spoIIR gene encoding stage II sporulation protein R, which produces MINKLRSIMLVSAVLISVSFLIAWRINVNEASRAHIPAVGSNLIRLHVIANSNDPNDQALKYRVRDQVIITMSDKFSNVHDVNQARKVVRENLGFIRQLAAQEVADSGKAYPVTVKTGNFIFPAKRYQGQMYDFTLPAGNYEALRIILGRGEGANWWCILFPPLCFIDPGGVAQVKGTGALKTIEKKELSTQNKGESPALKEAAPAFKLSIPETVPASGSLKHEKPAAGLSWTLVSAGPEPPVEFRFKILDFLSGIRLFRSF
- a CDS encoding YlmC/YmxH family sporulation protein; this translates as MARISDLKVREVVNIADGRRLGPIKDIDINLEQGCITSIIMPGPSRLVSFFGREEEVVIPWKKIKKIGMDVILVDLRDVVDLNQDKNNPKNKERLW